A genomic window from Osmerus eperlanus chromosome 5, fOsmEpe2.1, whole genome shotgun sequence includes:
- the LOC134020630 gene encoding piggyBac transposable element-derived protein 4-like gives MADDFTALQVLQQMFANVEQVDSEEEAEDVSEEEDAEERHAENVSEEEGDEERNAENVSEEEGDEERHAENVSEEEEGGEDGEERNAERRDLSASEEDKDDSDPHEDQVSDTFVSKNGKIKWSSVPCVTAPRPPPQRKNTERPPGPTAYAVSHAHDMVSTFLLFVTPQIERVILDETNREGYLKRGEEWKFMDATDLRAYIGLLILAGVYKSRGEAAASLWDAQSGRVIFRATMPLKLFYTYSSTLRFDDRGTRAARRATDKLAAIREVWDMWVERLPRLYDPGPEVTVDEQLPFRQLYMPSKLAKYGIKSWVACDAKSSYAWKMQVYTGKSINGAPERNLGMRVVLDMTEGLKDRNVTCDNLFTSYEHGRELMTTRNITMVGTVRKNRSELPSELLTTNRRRVLSSQFAVTPTTTLASYLAKKKKNVLLMSTRHTDAEISDRDDGKPTIILDYNRNKGGVDNLDKVVTYYSCKRKTARWPLVIFDNMIDVSTYNAFVIWREINPNWMPGKRNKRRFFLEQLGRALVNPLIERRT, from the coding sequence ATGGCTGATGATTTTACTGCGCTACAagttctacagcagatgtttgcAAATGTCGAGCAGGTTGACtctgaagaggaggcagaggatgtgtcagaagaagaagacgcGGAAGAGCGCCATGCAGAgaatgtgtcagaagaagaaggCGATGAAGAGCGCAACGCAGAgaatgtgtcagaagaagaaggCGATGAAGAGCGCCATGCAGAgaatgtgtcagaagaagaagaaggcggaGAAGACGGAGAAGAGCGCAACGCAGAACGCCGCGACCTGTCGGCGTCCGAAGAAGACAAAGACGACAGTGATCCTCACGAGGACCAAGTCTCAGATACTTTCGTGTCAAAAAACGGCAAAATCAAATGGTCTTCGGTTCCGTGTGTGACTGCGCCGCGGCCGCCGCCGCAGCGTAAAAACACAGAGAGGCCCCCCGGACCCACAGCTTACGCCGTTTCCCACGCTCATGACATGGTCTCCACGTTTTTACtctttgtcacgccacaaatcgaAAGAGTGATCTTGGACGAGACAAATCGCGAAGGCTATCTGAAAcgcggagaggagtggaaattCATGGACGCCACTGACCTACGCGCCTACATAGGGCTGCTAATCCTGGCGGGGGTGTACAAGTCCCGAGGCGAAGCGGCCGCTAGTCTATGGGATGCGCAAAGCGGCAGAGTGATTTTCCGCGCTACGATGCCGCTCAAACTCTTTTACACTTACTCGTCAACGCTACGATTTGACGACCGTGGGACACGAGCGGCGAGACGTGCCACGGACAAGTTGGCGGCGATACGAGAGGTCTGGGATATGTGGGTAGAGAGATTACCCCGCCTCTACGACCCAGGGCCCGAAGTGACCGTGGATGAACAACTGCCTTTCAGGCAGTTGTACATGCCGAGTAAACTGGCAAAGTATGGGATCAAGTCGTGGGTCGCGTGCGATGCAAAATCAAGCTACGCTTGGAAGATGCAAGTGTACACCGGGAAGTCGATCAACGGAGCCCCGGAGAGGAACCTGGGGATGCGCGTCGTGCTCGATATGACAGAGGGCCTGAAGGATCGCAATGTCACGTGTGACAACTTATTCACCTCTTACGAACACGGACGAGAGCTCATGACGACGAGAAACATAACCATGGTTGGCACGGTCCGAAAGAACAGGTCCGAGCTCCCGTCTGAGCTGCTCACGACAAACAGGCGACGGGTGCTGTCGTCGCAGTTTGCCGTCACGCCCACCACCACTCTAGCTTCCTACCTCgccaagaaaaaaaagaatgttttactcatgagcacacgccacacagacgCCGAAATCAGCGACAGAGACGACGGGAAACCTACCATCATCCTAGATTACAACCGCAACAAAGGAGGGGTTGACAATCTGGACAAGGTCGTCACTTACTACAGCTGTAAAAGGAAGACTGCCCGCTGGCCCCTCGTCATCTTCGACAATATGATTGACGTCTCCACCTACAACGCCtttgtgatatggagagagatcaACCCCAACTGGATGCCTGGCAAGCGCAACAAGAGGAGGTTTTTCCTCGAGCAGCTTGGCAGGGCACTCGTGAATCCGCTGATCGAAAGAAGAACATGA
- the LOC134020499 gene encoding C-X-C chemokine receptor type 4-like codes for LSVALSLSSSLQHIVFDYDINDTGSGDLGLALEDPCDLDQVITPDLQRVFLPVVYGFIFVLGITGNGLVLMVLGCKRRSKLSLTDRYRLHLSAADLLFVLTLPFWAADAALTDWRFGLGTCVAVHVIYTVNLYGSVLILAFVSLDRYLAVVKATDAHTSRTRQLLERRLVFVGAWSPAALLAVSDIVFARTREAGDGTIVCQRLYPADNAPLWVSVFHLQLVLVGLLVPGLVLLACYCVIVSRLTRSGLLQGQRQKRRAVRTTVALILCFFLCWLPYGAGITVDALMRLQVLPRGCSLEVVLSVWLAVAEPMAFAHCCLNPLLYAFLGADFKRSARREDSTLGRLVSSMTSPPPRRPGTSTTTESESFSLHSS; via the exons CTAtctgtcgctctgtctctctcttcctccctacaGCATATTGTGTTTGACTATGACATAAACGACACTGGTTCTGGCGACTTGGGGCTGGCCCTGGAGGATCCGTGTGACCTGGATCAAGTTATAACCCCTGACCTCCAGAGAGTGTTCCTCCCTGTGGTCTACGGCTTCATCTTTGTCCTGGGCATCACTGGGAACGGCCTGGTGTTGATGGTGCTTGGCTGCAAGCGCAG GTCAAAATTGAGTCTGACAGACCGCTACCGGCTGCACCTCTCTGCTGCCGATCTTCTCTTTGTGCTGACGCTCCCGTTCTGGGCAGCGGATGCCGCACTGACGGACTGGCGTTTCGGATTAGGCACCTGTGTGGCCGTGCACGTCATCTACACGGTGAACCTGTATGGGAGTGTGCTCATCCTGGCCTTCGTCAGTCTGGACCGCTACCTAGCCGTGGTCAAAGCAACAGACGCGCACACCTCACGCACGAGACAGCTACTGGAACGGAGACTGGTGTTTGTAG gAGCCTGGTCGCCTGCGGCTCTCTTGGCAGTGTCAGACATAGTGTTTGCCAGGACTCGGGAAGCAGGAGATGGGACGATTGTGTGCCAGCGCTTATACCCAGCTGACAACGCTCCTCTCTGGGTGTCAGTGTTCCACCTGCAGCTGGTGTTGGTGGGCTTGCTGGTACCGGGCCTAGTTTTGCTGGCGTGTTACTGTGTCATCGTGTCCAGGCTGACCCGCAGCGGCCTTCTGCAGGGGCAGAGACAGAAGCGCAGAGCTGTCAGGACCACTGTGGCGTTGATCCTCTGCTTCTTCCTGTGTTGGCTCCCGTATGGTGCTGGCATCACTGTGGATGCCCTCATGCGCCTACAGGTCCTTCCCAGGGGCTGCagtctggaggtggtgctgaGTGTGTGGCTGGCGGTGGCTGAACCCATGGCATTTGCCCACTGCTGTCTAAACCCGCTGCTGTACGCCTTTCTGGGGGCGGACTTCAAGAGGTCCGCCAGACGGGAGGACTCAACACTCGGTCGCCTCGTCTCCAGCATGACGAGTCCACCTCCTAGACGCCCAGGAACCTCTACTACCACAGAGTCTGAGTCATTTAGTCTACACTCCAGCTAA
- the LOC134020631 gene encoding uncharacterized protein LOC134020631: MFHIVDFISAEKKETEVVPSSWVQDGMSYWPPYSSTERCTRAVKRQETPDKTWGLFDVNIRYTRDTYEEARHKLPMAVVQSDLQTEEDDHPAYMKRKGRGRNTQIFSDTESEDEPSAKFPRKDRSVTSKGLPPAPVIRPPEDRRETPGTSNTQTRTEPNIQQQLCDRKCYLWLPPETSSLGKAPDSNLDEVPDLTDLRLPMSSLEDLKRVEGQLSDQGIKKNLTAYLGLSGGMTTKENVWRILGKLLTNALAMKINWRGANGKQAFEPLALKSVVIGHLPTQTIKEGFYEIAGLFSGLLVGDRGYACQPFLMTPYPDPNTRPQNYFNVALNRTRVEIEMTFGILKARFNCLRGLRVAPDRACQVVTACVVLHNVASIRRERAPPVSQQPPDVVDPITLDYPTGRAAPGVPDAEIEKYIKRWMQLSPDRDGGRKRRERGRSDQTEE; the protein is encoded by the exons ATGTTTCACATTGTGGACTTTATCTCTGCGGAGAAGAAGGAAACCGAAGTTGTGCCTTCATCATGGGTCCAGGATGGCATGAGCTACTGGCCGCCTTATTCCTCCACAGAACGCTGCACAAGGGCAGTGAAACGTCAAGAAACACCTGACAAAACATGGGGTCTGTTTGATGTGAACATCAGGTACACAAGAG ACACATATGAAGAGGCTCGCCATAAGCTTCCTATGGCTGTGGTTCAATCTGATCTGCAGACAGAAGAGGATGACCATCCTGCATACATGAAGAGAAAAGGAAG GGGCAGAAATACGCAAATATTCAGTGACACTGAAAGTGAGGATGAACCAAGTGCCAAGTTTCCACGGAAGGACCGGTCAGTCACCTCTAAAGGTTTGCCACCTGCACCTGTCATTAGACCTCCagaggacagaagagagacACCTGGGACCTCcaatacacaaacaaggactGAGCCAAACATTCAACAGCAGCTATGCGATCGTAAGTGTTACTTGTGGCTCCCACCAGAG ACATCTTCCCTCG GAAAAGCTCCAGATTCAAATTTGGATGAAGTTCCAGATTTGACCGACCTTCGACTTCCAATGTCCTCGCTCGAAGATTTGAAGAGAGTTGAGGGACAACTTTCAGACCAAGGCATAAAAAAGAACTTG aCCGCATATTTGGGACTGTCTGGAGGGATGACCACCAAGGAGAATGTGTGGAGAATCCTCGGAAAGCTCCTTACAAATGCCCTGGCCATGAAAATTAATTGGAGAGGGGCCAATGGGAAACAGGCCTTTGAACCTCTTGCCTTAAAAAGTGTTGTCATCG GGCACCTGCCCACGCAGACAATAAAAGAGGGCTTTTATGAAATAGCAG GGCTCTTCAGTGGATTGCTGGTAGGGGACCGAGGGTACGCCTGTCAGCCCTTTTTGATGACCCCCTATCCGGACCCCAACACACGGCCACAGAATTATTTTAATGTGGCCCTCAACCGAACAAGGGTCGAGATAGAGATGACCTTTGGGATCCTGAAAGCACGCTTCAACTGCCTGCGTGGCCTCCGAGTGGCCCCAGACCGGGCTTGTCAAGTGGTGACAGCCTGTGTCGTGCTCCACAATGTGGCCTCCATAAGAAGGGAGAGAGCCCCACCTGTCAGCCAGCAACCCCCAGATGTAGTAGACCCCATCACCCTCGACTACCCTACTGGCAGGGCT gcccccgGAGTTCCTGATGCGGAAATAGAAAAGTACATCAAGCGATGGATGCAGCTATCcccagacagagatggaggaagaaaaaggagagagcgagggagaagtGACCAGACCGAAGAGTGA